From Flavobacterium sp. 102, a single genomic window includes:
- a CDS encoding T9SS type B sorting domain-containing protein, protein MKKNLFFLLFIAFLTTNCFSQFSKTHYIPPLSGSSNVTAEDQFIYISTPNINPINFRIIELGGSVINGSVSRSTPFIYNIGFGNDTQLHVDASQTNNTFSNKGYIIEADDLIYVSARVTAGNGNHAGELVSKGKASLGNRFRIGAITNLTVDNYNDIHTTFISVLASENNTTVNFSDFKPGVQLINSSTGDSPFSIVLNSGESYVIAVQGPLNPNRDGLIGSLVTSDKPIALNCGSFGGSNAAGNLDLGFDQIVPAERINNNEYIFIKSTGVDIVETVLLVADVDNTEVFLSGSTTPDVILNAGNYAVFNGSSFDLNGNLYIRTNQKVFAYQTIGDNSASDQRNQEMFFVPPLSCQTPRIIDNIPSIDYVGSRQFTGRVTIVTKTGASLNFIIDGTNYTLAELSLITNITGPTNVVGNNNYQTYVITGLSGDVSVFSTEELYLAAYGTSGAATFGGFYSGFTFEPEVSFTQLDLSQANCIPNTSLSVNTLSPFDTFQWYFNGNIIPSATSSSYVPSTLGPGYYYVSATISNCSLPINSNEIPVSICSIDTDNDGTNNNIDLDNDNDGITNCNESYGDQGVNLTNTAIGSVNIDNYTNSFTGSVAFSGTGTPSATPIVGDANGNFVTEAANGKQNKVSFTTSWNNPISLAVEYATTALGDDLFTTSTEIRITCPINKTLTILNPDNQVLVDTNYDGIFESGITEYSSFEIRFRLNDNVPLVAGTGTFSVRGNLIDAIIVTNVNLVDTNTSRAAMRLIATCVPKDSDNDGVPDQIDWDSDNDTIPDFIESQGQNISPLTNVDTNNDGIDDLFGAGTTAADSDTDGIPNYLDLDSDNDGIFDIIESGSTGNGSNTNGVTINPVGSNGLDNGLETALDNGIINYTIADSDADGVLNYIEIDSDDDGCKDVTEAGFTDTNNDGIVGDDTPTVVANQGQVISSSGYGVPNGDYTISAPISISAHPVDVTTCELQSATFTITSVTVDSYQWQLSTDDETSWTDLANNATYAGVNTVSLTVSNVSPSMVGYKYRVFINKNGNACGLYSEAATLTTFALPVITTPISLIQCDDDTDAISVFNLTQKNDMISANYLNETFSYFTSSAAANTENSSFEITNPLAYTSGNASVYARVENSDGCFRVAQINLIVSVTQIPANFVIPNQYLCDDYLDAANDDRDGISGPFNFTAIQNSLAAILPNNTTIKFYKTEADFLAETDASGNPLAIADITNYRNIGFTNTQKIWVRVDSTIDNSCFGFKTFDVVVEALPVANPMNANNLIRQCDDDHDGTFGFDTSGIQTAVLNGQTGVNVTYFRADGTQILPFTNPYNVTGTETITIRVNNNITQTGGQPCYDEVSLQFIVDDLPEAFAVPTTLTTTCDDEANSIDQDGLFDFDTSTFLSTIIGTQTGMNVYYYDENNVLIPSSIPNQLPNPFRTATQNVTVVVENAINNSCSVQVILPFVVNPTPKIDQEETVIICIPATQVLIDAGIVDGTPTSNYTYQWYFNNVIMPGRTNYSLIASTPGIYSVTVTNSFGCSKTRIITVNGSEIATLQSIDVVDLSDINSISVIVSGSGAYEFSLDDINGPYQDSGLFNNVPMGLHQLYIRDKNGCGSLGPIGIPVLGIPQYFTPNGDGFHDYWNVKGVSMFSNTNSIIFIFDRYGKLLKQLNAFSPGWDGTYNGNQMPADDYWYSIQFDDGRNVKGHFALKR, encoded by the coding sequence ATGAAAAAGAATTTATTTTTTTTATTATTTATTGCTTTCCTTACCACAAATTGTTTCTCACAATTTAGTAAAACACATTATATTCCGCCGCTTTCGGGTTCATCCAATGTAACAGCTGAGGACCAATTTATCTATATCTCTACGCCAAACATCAATCCAATCAATTTTAGAATTATTGAATTGGGCGGAAGTGTTATCAACGGAAGCGTTTCCAGAAGCACTCCATTTATTTACAATATTGGCTTTGGAAATGACACTCAATTGCATGTTGATGCCAGTCAAACCAATAATACTTTTAGCAATAAAGGCTATATAATAGAAGCTGATGATTTGATTTATGTGTCTGCCAGAGTAACCGCCGGAAATGGAAATCATGCCGGAGAATTGGTTTCAAAAGGAAAAGCATCCTTAGGAAATCGATTCAGGATTGGTGCTATAACTAACCTTACTGTGGATAATTATAATGATATTCACACCACATTTATATCGGTTTTGGCTTCCGAAAACAATACCACGGTAAACTTTAGTGATTTCAAACCCGGAGTTCAACTTATCAATAGTTCTACCGGAGATTCTCCATTTAGCATCGTTTTAAATAGTGGTGAAAGTTATGTGATTGCTGTACAAGGTCCGCTCAATCCAAATCGTGATGGTTTAATTGGTTCCTTAGTAACCTCAGATAAACCTATTGCCCTAAACTGCGGTTCATTTGGCGGAAGTAATGCAGCGGGTAATCTCGATTTAGGCTTTGACCAAATAGTTCCTGCCGAGCGTATTAATAATAACGAATACATTTTCATTAAAAGTACCGGTGTTGATATAGTTGAAACGGTTTTGTTAGTAGCCGATGTTGACAATACCGAAGTCTTTTTGAGTGGTTCAACTACACCGGATGTAATTTTAAATGCCGGTAATTATGCCGTTTTTAATGGTTCTAGTTTTGATTTGAACGGCAATTTATACATCAGAACCAATCAAAAGGTTTTTGCTTACCAAACCATTGGCGACAATAGTGCTTCCGATCAACGAAATCAAGAAATGTTCTTTGTACCGCCTTTAAGCTGTCAAACACCAAGAATTATAGATAATATTCCGTCAATTGACTATGTAGGAAGTAGACAGTTTACCGGGCGAGTAACCATAGTAACCAAAACCGGTGCTTCTTTAAACTTTATTATAGACGGCACAAACTATACTTTGGCTGAATTATCTTTGATAACCAATATAACAGGGCCAACAAATGTAGTGGGTAACAATAACTACCAAACTTATGTCATTACCGGATTGAGTGGAGATGTTTCCGTTTTTTCCACAGAAGAGTTATATTTAGCAGCTTATGGCACAAGTGGTGCGGCTACTTTTGGCGGATTTTATTCGGGTTTTACTTTTGAACCTGAAGTTTCGTTTACCCAATTAGATCTTAGTCAAGCCAATTGTATTCCAAACACTAGTTTATCGGTGAATACATTAAGTCCGTTTGACACTTTTCAGTGGTATTTTAACGGAAATATAATTCCGAGTGCCACTAGTAGTTCGTATGTTCCTTCCACTCTTGGACCGGGATATTATTACGTTTCGGCTACAATTTCTAACTGTTCTCTTCCGATAAATTCAAATGAAATACCGGTTAGCATCTGCTCTATAGATACAGATAATGATGGTACCAACAACAATATTGACCTTGATAATGACAACGACGGAATAACCAATTGTAATGAATCGTATGGAGACCAAGGTGTCAACTTAACCAATACCGCTATTGGCTCAGTTAACATTGACAATTACACTAATTCCTTTACTGGCTCCGTTGCTTTTTCCGGAACCGGAACGCCTTCAGCGACACCCATTGTTGGTGATGCCAATGGGAATTTCGTAACCGAAGCGGCCAATGGAAAGCAAAACAAAGTCAGCTTTACTACCTCTTGGAATAACCCTATCAGTTTGGCAGTTGAATACGCTACTACTGCTTTGGGTGACGATTTATTTACAACTTCCACCGAAATTAGAATTACGTGTCCAATCAATAAAACCTTGACTATCTTAAATCCTGACAATCAAGTGTTGGTTGACACCAATTACGACGGGATTTTTGAAAGCGGCATCACCGAATACTCTTCTTTCGAAATCCGCTTTCGTTTAAACGATAACGTTCCTTTAGTTGCCGGAACGGGAACATTTTCTGTTCGAGGAAATCTTATTGATGCTATCATTGTAACCAACGTAAACTTAGTTGACACCAATACGAGCAGAGCAGCGATGCGATTAATCGCGACTTGTGTTCCAAAGGACTCAGACAACGATGGTGTTCCCGACCAAATTGATTGGGACAGCGATAATGACACCATACCCGATTTCATCGAATCACAAGGGCAAAATATATCTCCATTAACCAATGTGGATACTAATAATGACGGAATAGACGACCTTTTCGGAGCCGGAACCACAGCCGCAGACTCGGATACAGATGGCATTCCAAACTATTTGGATTTAGACAGTGATAATGATGGAATTTTTGATATTATTGAATCCGGAAGTACCGGAAATGGTTCAAATACTAACGGTGTGACAATTAATCCAGTAGGAAGTAACGGTCTTGACAATGGTTTGGAAACCGCTTTAGATAACGGCATTATTAATTACACTATCGCTGATTCAGATGCTGATGGTGTTTTAAATTATATAGAAATTGATAGCGATGATGATGGTTGTAAAGATGTTACTGAAGCAGGTTTTACCGATACCAATAACGATGGCATTGTAGGTGATGATACTCCGACTGTAGTGGCCAATCAAGGACAAGTTATTAGCAGTAGCGGTTATGGTGTTCCAAATGGTGATTATACCATTAGTGCTCCAATTTCGATTTCCGCTCATCCGGTTGATGTAACTACTTGTGAATTGCAATCGGCTACTTTCACCATTACTTCTGTAACCGTTGACAGTTACCAATGGCAACTTTCTACTGATGATGAAACCAGTTGGACTGACTTGGCTAATAACGCTACATACGCGGGTGTAAATACTGTTTCACTTACTGTTTCCAATGTTTCCCCATCAATGGTTGGCTACAAATACCGTGTGTTTATCAATAAAAATGGCAACGCTTGTGGCTTGTATTCTGAAGCAGCAACTTTGACTACTTTTGCATTACCAGTAATCACAACTCCTATTTCCTTGATACAATGTGATGACGATACAGATGCCATTTCTGTCTTCAATTTAACGCAGAAAAACGACATGATTTCGGCTAATTATTTAAATGAAACCTTCAGTTATTTCACTTCATCGGCAGCAGCCAATACAGAAAATAGCTCTTTTGAAATTACTAACCCTTTGGCTTATACTTCCGGAAATGCTAGTGTATATGCCCGTGTAGAAAACAGTGATGGTTGTTTTCGGGTGGCTCAAATTAATTTGATTGTTTCTGTGACTCAAATTCCCGCCAACTTTGTGATTCCAAATCAATACTTGTGTGATGACTATCTCGATGCGGCAAATGACGACCGAGACGGTATTTCGGGACCATTTAATTTTACTGCTATTCAAAATAGTTTAGCTGCAATTTTACCAAACAATACAACTATTAAATTCTATAAAACGGAAGCCGATTTCTTAGCCGAAACCGATGCATCAGGAAATCCATTAGCCATTGCTGATATCACTAACTACAGAAATATTGGTTTTACCAATACGCAAAAGATTTGGGTTCGTGTCGATAGCACGATTGATAATTCTTGCTTTGGGTTTAAAACTTTTGATGTTGTAGTCGAAGCTTTACCGGTTGCCAATCCTATGAATGCCAATAATCTAATTCGTCAATGTGATGATGACCATGATGGCACTTTTGGATTTGACACGAGTGGAATTCAGACCGCTGTTTTGAATGGACAAACCGGTGTTAATGTAACGTATTTTAGAGCGGATGGAACACAAATTTTACCATTTACCAATCCGTATAATGTAACAGGAACGGAAACCATAACAATCCGGGTTAATAATAATATCACACAAACCGGTGGTCAGCCTTGTTATGACGAAGTGTCATTGCAATTTATAGTAGATGATTTACCGGAAGCTTTTGCAGTGCCGACCACTTTAACAACAACTTGTGATGACGAAGCGAATTCAATTGACCAAGATGGCCTTTTTGACTTTGACACTAGTACCTTTTTGAGTACTATCATTGGTACACAAACCGGCATGAATGTTTACTATTATGACGAAAACAATGTTCTAATTCCTAGTTCCATACCAAACCAATTACCTAATCCTTTTAGGACAGCAACCCAAAATGTAACAGTGGTAGTTGAAAACGCCATTAACAACTCTTGTTCGGTACAAGTTATCCTTCCGTTTGTGGTTAATCCGACGCCAAAAATTGACCAAGAAGAAACCGTAATAATTTGTATTCCTGCTACTCAAGTCCTTATTGATGCAGGTATTGTAGATGGTACTCCGACTTCTAATTATACTTACCAATGGTATTTTAACAACGTAATTATGCCGGGACGAACAAATTATTCACTAATTGCCAGCACACCCGGAATTTATAGCGTTACCGTAACCAATAGCTTTGGTTGTTCCAAAACCAGAATCATTACCGTAAACGGATCAGAAATAGCGACCTTACAAAGTATCGATGTAGTTGATTTGAGTGACATTAATTCTATTTCGGTAATAGTAAGTGGTTCTGGCGCTTATGAGTTTTCATTAGATGACATCAACGGACCTTATCAAGACAGTGGTCTTTTTAACAATGTTCCGATGGGATTACACCAACTCTACATTCGTGACAAAAACGGCTGTGGCTCTTTAGGACCAATCGGGATTCCGGTTTTGGGAATTCCTCAATATTTTACACCAAACGGTGATGGGTTTCATGATTATTGGAATGTAAAAGGGGTCAGTATGTTCTCCAACACCAATTCTATCATTTTTATTTTTGATCGGTATGGAAAGTTATTAAAACAACTTAATGCTTTTAGTCCGGGTTGGGACGGAACTTATAATGGAAACCAAATGCCTGCCGATGACTATTGGTATTCGATTCAATTTGATGATGGCCGAAATGTCAAAGGTCATTTTGCTTTAAAACGTTAA
- a CDS encoding ABC transporter permease gives MKRLISIELQKIWKNRASKVLTIGYFVILSFIALIASIKFDIGNFKIHFAEMGIFNFPFIWHFNTWIASLLKFFLAIVIVSMMANEYSYGTLKQNLIDGMSKKEFILSKFLTVVLFAFGSTLFIFVMSLLLGYSFSSYTEFSIVFSGMEYLFAYFVKLVGFFSFCLFLGVLIKRSAFAIGFLFIWFLVEKISYGILKFEIFNRSPKVDDFYAFMPLESMSNLVVEPFTRLSVIKNIQTAVGENNVKDYDVHFSSLLIVLVWAAIFIFSSYKIIKKRDL, from the coding sequence ATGAAAAGATTAATCTCTATAGAGTTACAAAAAATCTGGAAAAACCGCGCCAGTAAAGTTTTGACAATCGGTTATTTTGTCATTCTTTCTTTTATTGCCCTGATTGCTTCAATAAAGTTTGACATTGGAAATTTTAAAATTCATTTTGCCGAAATGGGCATCTTTAATTTCCCATTTATATGGCATTTTAATACTTGGATTGCTTCGCTGTTAAAATTCTTTTTAGCCATTGTTATTGTTTCAATGATGGCCAATGAATACAGTTACGGAACTTTGAAACAGAACCTTATTGATGGTATGAGTAAAAAGGAATTTATTCTTTCAAAATTCTTGACAGTAGTGCTTTTTGCCTTTGGCTCGACGCTATTCATTTTTGTAATGTCGCTACTGTTAGGTTATAGTTTTTCTTCTTACACCGAGTTTAGCATCGTTTTTTCCGGAATGGAATACCTGTTTGCCTATTTTGTGAAACTAGTTGGCTTTTTCTCTTTCTGTTTGTTTTTAGGTGTGTTAATTAAACGCTCGGCTTTTGCTATCGGATTTTTATTTATTTGGTTTTTGGTTGAGAAAATATCCTATGGTATTTTAAAATTTGAAATTTTCAACAGAAGTCCAAAAGTAGATGATTTTTATGCCTTTATGCCTTTAGAATCCATGAGTAACCTAGTTGTTGAGCCTTTTACGCGGTTAAGCGTTATCAAAAATATCCAAACTGCTGTTGGAGAAAATAATGTTAAAGATTATGATGTTCATTTTTCATCCTTGCTAATCGTTTTAGTCTGGGCAGCAATTTTCATTTTCTCATCTTATAAAATAATCAAAAAACGAGATTTATAA
- a CDS encoding ABC transporter ATP-binding protein → MESTILSINKLNKRYGKIHAVKDVSLEIHKGNVYGILGPNGSGKSTTLGIVLNVVNKTSGDYSWFGGAMQTHEALKKVGAIIERPNFYPYMTAKENLELVCKIKGITYTKVNEKLEVVGLLDRKDSKFKTFSLGMKQRLAIASALLNDPEILILDEPTNGLDPQGIHQIRDIIRLIASQGTTILLASHLLDEVEKVCSHVLVLRYGEILYSGTVDGMVAHEAYFELQTNDHKKLIETINLHPEVEKVSEAEGKVIVHFKNVVDAAQLNKYLSEKGIYLNHLVVKKLSLEEQFLALTNK, encoded by the coding sequence TACACAAAGGAAATGTTTACGGCATTCTCGGACCAAACGGAAGTGGAAAATCTACTACTTTAGGTATCGTCTTGAATGTAGTTAACAAAACTTCCGGAGACTACAGTTGGTTTGGCGGCGCAATGCAAACACATGAAGCTTTGAAAAAAGTAGGTGCCATCATTGAGCGACCAAATTTTTACCCATACATGACTGCCAAAGAAAATCTGGAATTGGTTTGTAAAATCAAAGGTATTACCTATACGAAAGTTAACGAAAAACTCGAAGTTGTCGGACTTTTAGACCGAAAAGACAGCAAGTTTAAGACTTTTTCTTTAGGGATGAAACAACGTTTGGCCATTGCTTCTGCGCTATTAAATGACCCAGAAATTTTAATTTTGGACGAACCAACCAACGGTTTGGATCCGCAAGGCATTCATCAAATTCGTGATATTATTCGATTAATAGCTTCGCAAGGCACGACCATTCTTTTGGCTTCTCACCTGTTAGACGAAGTAGAGAAAGTTTGCAGTCATGTGCTGGTTTTACGTTATGGCGAAATTTTATACAGTGGAACGGTTGACGGAATGGTAGCCCATGAAGCCTATTTTGAATTACAGACCAATGATCATAAAAAACTTATTGAAACCATCAACTTGCATCCTGAAGTAGAAAAAGTTTCGGAAGCGGAAGGCAAAGTAATCGTTCACTTCAAAAATGTAGTTGATGCAGCGCAATTGAACAAATACTTGTCTGAAAAAGGCATTTATCTCAATCATTTAGTGGTGAAAAAACTGAGTTTAGAAGAACAATTTTTAGCCTTAACCAATAAATAA